In Malania oleifera isolate guangnan ecotype guangnan chromosome 8, ASM2987363v1, whole genome shotgun sequence, a single window of DNA contains:
- the LOC131162945 gene encoding thioredoxin-like 4, chloroplastic isoform X2, with translation MKFRHTLQTEKTKGMAEDSQGELSDEDDELCPVECVREFRTDEEFFRILEKAKETDSLVVVDFYRTSCGSCKYIQQGFAKLCRGSGDQEAPIIFLKHNVIDEYDEPSEFAEKLRIKAVPLFHFYKDGVLLEAFPTRDKDRIVAAILRYSSLTPQSF, from the exons ATGAAATTTAGACATACACTACAAACTGAAAAAACCAAAGGCATGGCTGAAGACAGCCAAGGAGAATTATCTGATGAGGATGATGAGCTCTGTCCTGTTGAATGTGTTAGAGAATTCAGGACTGATGAGGAATTCTTCAGAATCCTTGAAAAGGCCAAGGAAACTGATTCTTTAGTTGTGGTAGATTTTTATCGGACTTCCTGTGGAAGTTGCAAGTACATACAGCAGGGGTTTGCAAAATTGTGCAGGGGATCTGGTGATCAAGAAGCTCCAATAATATTCTTAAAGCATAAT GTAATTGATGAGTATGATGAGCCATCCGAGTTCGCTGAAAAACTTAGAATTAAG GCAGTGCCCCTTTTCCACTTCTATAAAGATGGGGTCCTTTTGGAAGCATTTCCAACTCGAGACAAAGATAGGATTGTTGCAGCTATTCTTAGATACTCATCTCTGACTCCTCAAAGCTTTTGA
- the LOC131162945 gene encoding thioredoxin-like 4, chloroplastic isoform X1, which yields MQGQTVHYHKASFGKNAVGQLDSRISSIVISLLPGRTRVRLCVLRAKFPYVAINTSLEFMKFRHTLQTEKTKGMAEDSQGELSDEDDELCPVECVREFRTDEEFFRILEKAKETDSLVVVDFYRTSCGSCKYIQQGFAKLCRGSGDQEAPIIFLKHNVIDEYDEPSEFAEKLRIKAVPLFHFYKDGVLLEAFPTRDKDRIVAAILRYSSLTPQSF from the exons ATGCAAGGGCAGACTGTTCATTATCATAAGGCCTCATTTGGGAAGAACGCTGTTGGACAACTGGACTCCAGAATTTCTTCCATTGTTATCAGTCTGCTTCCTGGAAGAACTCGTGTTAGATTATGTGTACTGAGGGCAAAATTTCCATATGTTGCTATCAACACAAGTTTGGAGTTCATGAAATTTAGACATACACTACAAACTGAAAAAACCAAAGGCATGGCTGAAGACAGCCAAGGAGAATTATCTGATGAGGATGATGAGCTCTGTCCTGTTGAATGTGTTAGAGAATTCAGGACTGATGAGGAATTCTTCAGAATCCTTGAAAAGGCCAAGGAAACTGATTCTTTAGTTGTGGTAGATTTTTATCGGACTTCCTGTGGAAGTTGCAAGTACATACAGCAGGGGTTTGCAAAATTGTGCAGGGGATCTGGTGATCAAGAAGCTCCAATAATATTCTTAAAGCATAAT GTAATTGATGAGTATGATGAGCCATCCGAGTTCGCTGAAAAACTTAGAATTAAG GCAGTGCCCCTTTTCCACTTCTATAAAGATGGGGTCCTTTTGGAAGCATTTCCAACTCGAGACAAAGATAGGATTGTTGCAGCTATTCTTAGATACTCATCTCTGACTCCTCAAAGCTTTTGA